In Haloarchaeobius litoreus, the following are encoded in one genomic region:
- a CDS encoding acetylserotonin O-methyltransferase, with product MPGDEPTPERILELGQGFWASKALLSATSLGVFTELDRNGPLTVEELEESLGLHPRASRDFLDALVALDLLEREAYEYRNTPEAAAFLVAGKPTSFVGWFEMVDDRLYPFWGDLETALRTGRPQNELEDEGTHPFEGVIYHDDDILEQFVGAMTSLSMAAADVIANEFPWEDHDSVVDLGTSEGVVPRRIVEVNDHVRAVGADLPRIEPHFQRFTRESPAADRIEFRTVDFFADESLPAADVYVLGHILHDWSFDDRREILSKVYGAVEPGGAVVVYGTMIDEDRRNAVLPLLMSLNMLIETPDGSDYTPGQCIEWLHQAGFEGGEATPLPGPDTMVVARK from the coding sequence ATGCCAGGAGACGAGCCGACTCCCGAACGCATACTCGAGCTCGGTCAGGGATTCTGGGCGTCGAAGGCACTGCTGAGTGCCACCAGTCTCGGGGTCTTCACCGAACTCGACCGGAACGGACCGCTCACCGTCGAGGAGCTGGAAGAGTCGCTCGGTCTGCATCCGAGGGCCTCGCGTGACTTCCTCGACGCGCTCGTCGCGCTCGACCTGCTGGAGCGCGAGGCGTACGAGTACCGGAACACACCCGAGGCAGCGGCGTTCCTCGTCGCGGGGAAACCGACGTCGTTCGTCGGCTGGTTCGAGATGGTCGACGACCGCCTCTATCCGTTCTGGGGGGACCTGGAAACCGCACTCCGAACCGGACGCCCCCAGAACGAACTCGAGGACGAGGGGACACACCCGTTCGAGGGAGTCATCTACCACGACGACGACATCCTCGAGCAGTTCGTCGGCGCGATGACCAGCCTCAGTATGGCCGCGGCTGACGTCATCGCCAACGAGTTCCCGTGGGAGGACCACGACTCCGTGGTCGACCTCGGGACCAGCGAAGGCGTGGTTCCGCGGCGTATCGTCGAGGTGAACGACCACGTCCGGGCCGTCGGGGCCGACCTCCCGCGCATCGAACCGCACTTCCAGCGCTTCACCCGGGAGAGCCCCGCCGCAGACCGCATCGAGTTCCGGACCGTCGACTTCTTCGCCGACGAGTCGCTGCCCGCCGCGGACGTCTACGTCCTCGGCCACATCCTCCACGACTGGTCGTTCGACGACAGACGGGAGATACTCTCGAAGGTGTACGGGGCGGTCGAGCCCGGTGGGGCCGTCGTCGTCTACGGAACGATGATCGACGAGGACCGCCGGAACGCCGTACTGCCGCTCCTGATGAGTTTGAACATGCTCATCGAGACACCCGACGGCTCGGACTACACCCCCGGCCAGTGCATCGAGTGGCTCCACCAGGCCGGGTTCGAGGGCGGGGAGGCCACGCCCCTGCCCGGACCGGACACGATGGTCGTGGCCCGGAAGTGA
- a CDS encoding winged helix-turn-helix transcriptional regulator, with product MDYEDPPKPDPEDDLFEVCPVARAFEIVGSKWRLAVLRSLHLYGEQRFSELQETTTADSSTLSRVVEELEEQELVTRRLEDRPIATYYDLTEPGDGLATVFEAFEDWAFEYTAAEMPALEVQD from the coding sequence ATGGACTACGAGGACCCACCGAAACCCGACCCGGAAGACGACCTGTTCGAAGTCTGCCCGGTCGCCCGGGCGTTCGAGATCGTCGGCTCCAAGTGGCGGCTCGCTGTCCTCCGGAGCCTCCATCTGTACGGCGAGCAACGGTTCAGCGAGCTCCAGGAGACGACGACCGCCGATTCGTCCACCCTCTCCCGAGTTGTCGAGGAGCTCGAGGAGCAGGAGCTTGTCACGCGCCGGCTGGAGGACCGGCCCATCGCCACCTACTACGACCTGACCGAACCGGGTGACGGACTCGCGACCGTGTTCGAGGCGTTCGAGGACTGGGCGTTCGAGTACACCGCCGCGGAGATGCCCGCGCTCGAGGTCCAGGACTGA